One genomic window of Paeniglutamicibacter sp. Y32M11 includes the following:
- the aroC gene encoding chorismate synthase — protein sequence MLRWLTAGESHGPALVGIIEGLPAGISISSQDVRDALARRRLGYGRGARMKFEQDAVSFIGGVRHGLTQGGPVAIEVGNTEWPKWDKVMNPDAVDPEELASMARNAPLTRPRPGHADFTGMQKYGFDDARPVLERASARETAARVALGSVASNFLAQLGIQLVSHTVAVGTVSAPENGALPTAADVLALDADPLRCFDNETSAAMVAEVDAAHKEGETLGGIVEVLAYNLPPGLGSYVHWDRRLDARLAGALMGIQAIKGVEVGDGFLTAARRGSAAHDEIVRGDDGVIDRSGNKAGGIEGGMSIGDVLRVRAAMKPIATVPRALRTIDTSTGEETTAHHQRSDVCAVPAAGVVAEAMVALVLAQAMLEKFGGDSLGEVKRNITSYLDAIPANLDSVRRS from the coding sequence ATGTTGCGTTGGTTGACGGCGGGCGAATCACACGGCCCCGCATTGGTTGGAATTATCGAGGGACTGCCCGCGGGCATCTCTATCTCTTCTCAGGACGTCCGCGATGCTCTCGCGCGCCGGCGTCTGGGGTATGGCCGCGGTGCCCGGATGAAGTTTGAGCAGGATGCTGTCTCCTTCATCGGTGGAGTTCGCCACGGATTGACCCAGGGTGGCCCGGTGGCCATTGAGGTGGGTAACACCGAGTGGCCGAAGTGGGACAAGGTCATGAACCCCGATGCCGTAGATCCCGAGGAGCTGGCCTCGATGGCGCGTAATGCGCCGCTGACCCGCCCGCGTCCCGGACACGCAGATTTCACCGGCATGCAGAAGTACGGGTTCGACGATGCTCGCCCCGTGCTGGAGCGTGCCTCTGCCCGCGAGACCGCTGCCCGCGTGGCGCTGGGCTCGGTGGCCTCAAACTTCCTGGCCCAGCTGGGCATCCAGCTGGTCTCCCACACCGTTGCCGTGGGTACGGTCTCCGCTCCGGAAAACGGTGCCCTGCCCACAGCCGCTGATGTTTTGGCGCTGGATGCCGACCCGTTGCGCTGCTTCGACAATGAGACCTCTGCCGCGATGGTGGCCGAGGTGGACGCCGCCCACAAGGAGGGTGAAACTCTCGGCGGCATCGTGGAGGTGCTGGCCTACAACCTTCCCCCGGGTCTTGGCTCCTACGTCCACTGGGACCGTCGTTTGGACGCCCGGCTGGCCGGTGCCCTCATGGGGATTCAGGCCATCAAGGGTGTGGAGGTCGGCGACGGCTTCCTCACCGCCGCGCGCCGAGGATCGGCGGCACACGACGAAATCGTGCGCGGCGACGACGGTGTGATTGACCGCTCGGGCAATAAGGCCGGCGGCATCGAGGGCGGCATGAGCATCGGAGATGTGTTGCGCGTCCGCGCCGCCATGAAGCCGATCGCTACCGTGCCCCGCGCGCTGCGCACCATCGATACCTCCACGGGTGAAGAAACCACCGCCCACCACCAGCGCTCGGACGTCTGTGCCGTTCCGGCGGCGGGTGTGGTCGCCGAGGCCATGGTCGCCCTGGTGCTGGCGCAGGCCATGTTGGAGAAATTCGGCGGCGATTCGCTGGGCGAGGTCAAGCGCAACATCACCTCCTACCTCGACGCCATTCCGGCAAATTTGGACTCGGTCCGCCGTTCATGA
- a CDS encoding dihydroorotase — protein sequence MSTSTTAYLIRGAKPLGEEASDILIQDGLIVALGADALAHASAATATLIEAAGQIALPGMVDLHTHLREPGREDAETVETGTRAAAMGGFTAVHAMANSNPVADTAGVVEQVWSLGKRSGWVDVRPVGAVTVGLAGKQLSEIGAMADSRAGVRVFSDDGICVHDPLIMRRALEYVKAFDGVVAQHAQEPRLTEGAQMNEGEVSAVLGLAGWPAVAEESIIARDVLLAEHVGSRLHVCHVSTAGSVEIIRWAKSRGVNVTAEVTPHHLLLTDELVKSYDPVFKVNPPLRAESDVLALRAGLADGTIDIIGTDHAPHPSEAKECEWAAAAMGMTGLETALSVVQHAMIETGLISWADFARITSTTPAAIGRVSDQGRALAVGEPANITLVDADARWIVDPFAMATKGRNSPFKGLELPGKVRTVFFHGHPTVLDGALNTPRITEGA from the coding sequence ATGAGCACTTCCACTACCGCTTATCTCATCCGCGGCGCCAAGCCACTGGGCGAAGAGGCCAGCGACATCCTGATTCAGGACGGATTGATCGTTGCCCTCGGCGCCGATGCACTCGCCCACGCCAGTGCCGCCACCGCCACTCTCATCGAGGCCGCCGGCCAGATTGCCCTGCCGGGCATGGTTGACCTGCACACCCACCTGCGTGAACCGGGCCGCGAAGACGCGGAAACCGTGGAAACCGGTACCCGCGCCGCGGCCATGGGCGGCTTCACCGCCGTGCACGCCATGGCCAACTCCAACCCGGTGGCAGATACCGCCGGCGTTGTGGAGCAGGTCTGGTCCCTCGGAAAACGCTCCGGCTGGGTGGATGTGCGCCCGGTGGGTGCCGTCACCGTGGGTTTGGCCGGAAAGCAACTCAGCGAGATTGGCGCGATGGCCGACTCCCGTGCCGGCGTGCGGGTCTTTTCCGATGACGGAATCTGCGTTCATGACCCGCTGATCATGCGCCGCGCACTGGAATACGTGAAGGCATTTGACGGTGTGGTGGCTCAGCACGCCCAGGAACCACGGCTCACCGAGGGCGCCCAAATGAACGAGGGCGAAGTCTCCGCGGTGCTCGGCCTGGCCGGATGGCCGGCCGTCGCCGAGGAATCGATCATCGCCCGCGATGTGCTCTTGGCCGAACACGTCGGATCCCGCCTGCATGTCTGCCACGTTTCCACCGCCGGTTCGGTGGAGATCATCCGCTGGGCCAAGTCCCGCGGCGTGAATGTCACCGCCGAGGTCACCCCGCACCACCTACTGCTCACCGATGAACTGGTCAAGAGCTACGACCCGGTCTTCAAGGTCAACCCGCCGTTGCGCGCCGAATCCGATGTTTTGGCGCTGCGCGCCGGACTGGCCGATGGCACCATCGACATCATCGGCACCGACCACGCACCGCACCCCTCCGAAGCCAAGGAATGCGAGTGGGCGGCGGCAGCCATGGGCATGACCGGGTTGGAAACCGCACTCTCGGTGGTGCAGCACGCGATGATCGAGACCGGGCTGATCTCCTGGGCCGACTTCGCCCGCATCACCTCCACTACCCCGGCCGCCATCGGCCGCGTGAGCGATCAGGGCCGGGCACTGGCCGTCGGTGAACCGGCGAACATCACCCTGGTGGATGCCGATGCGCGCTGGATTGTTGACCCGTTTGCCATGGCCACCAAGGGCCGCAACTCCCCGTTTAAGGGGCTCGAACTGCCGGGCAAGGTGCGCACCGTGTTCTTCCACGGTCACCCGACGGTGCTCGATGGGGCGCTGAACACCCCACGGATCACCGAGGGCGCATAA
- the efp gene encoding elongation factor P: protein MASTTDIKNGQVLKIENQLWTIIDFQHVKPGKGGAFVRTKMRNVLTGKVVDKTYNAGAKIETATVDRRDYQYLYKDGEDFVFMDLSDYDQITVPGTVVGDQAGYMLENQNATIAMHEGSPLYIELPSSVVLEITYTEPGLQGDRSSAGTKPATLETGVEIQVPLFVEQNTKVKVDTRTGDYLGRVS, encoded by the coding sequence GTGGCATCAACCACTGACATCAAGAACGGCCAGGTTCTCAAGATCGAGAACCAGCTCTGGACCATCATCGATTTCCAGCACGTCAAGCCGGGCAAGGGCGGCGCATTCGTGCGCACCAAGATGCGTAACGTGCTCACCGGCAAGGTCGTCGACAAGACCTACAACGCTGGCGCCAAGATCGAGACCGCCACCGTTGATCGTCGCGATTACCAGTACCTGTACAAGGATGGTGAAGACTTCGTCTTCATGGATCTGAGCGACTACGACCAGATCACCGTTCCGGGCACCGTTGTTGGCGACCAGGCCGGCTACATGCTGGAAAACCAGAACGCCACCATCGCGATGCACGAGGGTTCCCCGTTGTACATCGAGCTGCCTTCCTCCGTGGTTCTGGAAATCACCTACACCGAGCCGGGCCTGCAGGGCGACCGTTCCTCGGCCGGCACCAAGCCAGCCACGCTGGAAACCGGTGTTGAGATTCAGGTGCCGCTCTTCGTTGAGCAGAACACCAAGGTCAAGGTTGACACCCGCACCGGCGATTACCTGGGGCGTGTCTCCTAG
- the nusB gene encoding transcription antitermination factor NusB, with translation MSARAKARRRALDILFEAEQRDVSPLAAMRLRREATDITINEYTVTLIEGVMSELDRIDEILSSYSKGWTLERMPAVDRTALRIGSWELLFNDDVPDGVAVAEAVALVRELSTDESPEFVNGLLGRIQQLKPTLLA, from the coding sequence GTGAGTGCCCGCGCCAAGGCCCGTCGCCGGGCACTTGACATCCTTTTTGAAGCAGAACAGCGCGATGTCTCGCCCCTGGCGGCCATGCGCCTACGCCGTGAAGCCACGGATATCACCATCAACGAATACACCGTGACCCTCATCGAAGGTGTCATGAGTGAGCTGGATCGGATCGATGAGATCCTTTCCTCCTACTCCAAGGGCTGGACCTTGGAGCGCATGCCGGCGGTTGACCGTACGGCACTGCGTATCGGTTCCTGGGAACTGCTTTTTAATGACGATGTCCCCGATGGGGTCGCCGTTGCCGAGGCCGTTGCCCTGGTACGCGAGCTGTCCACCGACGAATCCCCGGAATTCGTTAACGGTTTGCTGGGACGTATCCAGCAATTGAAGCCGACGCTGCTGGCCTAG
- the aroB gene encoding 3-dehydroquinate synthase, producing MNPAPTTISVTGSAPAENYDVIVGNGLLGRLPALLGERVRKVLIILPRALRATGDIVKEELDAAGYGAMIAEIPDAEEGKHIEVASFCWQVLGKNDFTRSDAIVAVGGGAVTDLAGFVAATWLRGVKIVHLPTSLLGMVDASVGGKTGINTAEGKNLVGAFFPPAGVLVDLDTLATLPKHELVTGMAEIIKCGFIADERILELIEEDPADATDATSPRLRELIERAIAVKAKVVSNDLRESGEREFLNYGHTLAHAIELAERYSIRHGAAVSIGMAFAAELGRTVGRTPDAVAERHLSILKSLGLPTTYRGDRWQTLLDGMRRDKKSRGDLLRFVVLDGIGRPSILDVPDTSLLFAAYQEIAE from the coding sequence ATGAACCCCGCACCCACGACGATCTCCGTCACCGGCTCGGCCCCCGCCGAGAACTATGACGTCATCGTCGGCAATGGCCTGTTGGGCCGCCTGCCCGCGCTCTTGGGCGAGCGAGTGCGGAAGGTACTAATCATCCTTCCCCGCGCCCTGCGTGCCACCGGCGACATCGTTAAGGAAGAACTTGATGCCGCCGGATACGGCGCGATGATCGCCGAGATCCCCGATGCCGAAGAGGGCAAGCACATCGAGGTGGCGTCCTTCTGCTGGCAGGTGCTGGGCAAAAATGACTTCACCCGCTCGGACGCCATCGTGGCCGTTGGCGGCGGCGCCGTCACCGACCTCGCCGGCTTTGTTGCGGCCACCTGGCTGCGCGGCGTGAAGATCGTGCACCTGCCCACCTCATTGCTGGGCATGGTTGATGCCTCCGTCGGCGGTAAAACGGGCATCAACACCGCCGAGGGCAAAAACCTTGTGGGTGCCTTCTTCCCACCGGCCGGTGTCCTGGTTGATCTGGACACTCTGGCCACGCTGCCCAAGCATGAACTGGTCACCGGCATGGCAGAAATCATCAAATGCGGCTTTATTGCCGATGAGCGCATCCTGGAACTGATCGAAGAAGATCCGGCCGATGCCACCGATGCAACCTCCCCACGCCTGCGTGAACTGATCGAACGCGCCATCGCCGTGAAGGCGAAGGTGGTCTCCAATGATCTGCGCGAGTCCGGCGAACGCGAGTTCCTGAACTACGGGCACACCCTGGCGCACGCCATCGAGTTGGCCGAACGCTACTCGATTCGCCACGGTGCCGCCGTTTCCATCGGCATGGCCTTCGCCGCAGAACTTGGCCGCACCGTGGGTCGCACCCCCGATGCCGTGGCCGAACGTCACCTATCCATCCTCAAGTCCCTGGGCCTACCCACGACCTACCGTGGAGATCGCTGGCAGACCCTGCTGGACGGGATGCGCCGGGATAAGAAGTCCCGTGGTGACCTCTTGCGCTTTGTGGTGCTTGACGGCATCGGCCGCCCCAGCATCCTTGATGTTCCGGATACTTCCCTCTTGTTCGCCGCCTACCAGGAGATCGCAGAATGA
- a CDS encoding shikimate kinase, with product MSTPIFLIGPMASGKSAVGALVAALLGTELIDTDARVVAAHGDIPSIFAAGGEPRFRALEAQVLSDAVKEWPTSGPPAVIATGGGAVLAAANREIIARGFCVYLFTDALTVAPRIGADTTRPLLGGTPLESWKQIFATRSETYESMATLRIDTRGKTPAQIAELILTAYSDAEH from the coding sequence ATGAGCACGCCGATCTTCCTGATCGGGCCGATGGCCAGCGGCAAGAGTGCCGTCGGAGCCCTGGTGGCTGCCCTTTTGGGCACGGAACTGATCGACACCGATGCGCGGGTGGTGGCCGCCCACGGGGATATCCCCAGCATCTTTGCCGCCGGCGGTGAGCCGCGTTTTCGCGCCCTTGAGGCGCAGGTCTTGAGTGACGCAGTCAAAGAATGGCCCACATCCGGACCCCCGGCGGTCATTGCCACCGGGGGAGGGGCGGTACTAGCGGCGGCCAACCGCGAGATTATCGCCCGCGGCTTCTGCGTCTACCTGTTCACCGACGCGCTTACCGTGGCGCCACGCATCGGGGCCGACACGACCCGTCCGCTGCTGGGAGGCACACCGCTGGAATCGTGGAAGCAAATCTTTGCCACCCGCAGCGAAACCTACGAGTCCATGGCCACCCTACGCATCGACACTCGCGGCAAGACCCCGGCGCAAATCGCCGAGTTGATACTCACTGCATACAGTGATGCCGAACACTGA
- a CDS encoding shikimate dehydrogenase, whose product MIAAAAQPTGNSTRGARAAVLGHPIGHSRSPLLHSTAYRAMGVSIDYTAIDIEPGEAAAFAARLRTEPEWVGVSVTMPMKDALIPYMDELSGRVQRLGALNTVLVRRTADGVRLVGHNTDVDGIVRSLAPALRAQDDVMVTGTPRRAAILGAGNTALAALEACADLGFTHVDLVVRNPERATAARTLATELGLSSETISAKAAGERLRDYVAVISTLPARAADGLVPQLGLAGSAGILAPGAVLLDVAYDPWPSAIASSWHDAGGTVVSGMLMLVHQGVEQVKMFSGVKVADWKHVTNVMCDAVGLSRP is encoded by the coding sequence GTGATCGCAGCCGCGGCGCAGCCAACGGGAAACTCCACGAGAGGTGCTCGGGCCGCTGTGCTTGGGCACCCGATCGGGCACTCCCGTTCCCCATTGCTGCATTCGACGGCCTACCGGGCCATGGGCGTGAGCATCGACTACACGGCGATCGACATCGAGCCCGGCGAGGCAGCGGCCTTCGCGGCACGGTTACGTACCGAACCCGAATGGGTGGGGGTATCGGTGACCATGCCGATGAAGGACGCGCTGATTCCCTACATGGATGAGCTCTCGGGGCGGGTCCAGCGGCTCGGCGCGCTGAACACCGTGCTGGTGCGCCGCACCGCCGACGGGGTGCGCCTCGTGGGGCACAATACCGATGTGGATGGCATTGTGCGCTCCCTGGCTCCGGCCCTGCGCGCGCAAGACGACGTCATGGTGACTGGTACTCCGCGTCGCGCCGCGATCTTGGGTGCGGGGAATACCGCCTTGGCGGCCCTCGAGGCCTGCGCAGACCTTGGCTTCACCCATGTGGATCTCGTCGTCCGCAACCCGGAGCGGGCCACAGCAGCCCGGACGCTGGCGACCGAGCTGGGACTGAGCAGCGAAACCATTTCGGCGAAGGCAGCGGGGGAGCGATTGCGCGATTATGTGGCAGTTATTTCTACCCTCCCCGCACGTGCCGCAGATGGTCTCGTGCCCCAGTTGGGGCTCGCCGGTTCCGCCGGGATCCTGGCTCCGGGGGCTGTGCTGTTGGATGTCGCCTATGACCCTTGGCCCTCGGCGATCGCGAGTTCTTGGCACGACGCGGGCGGCACCGTGGTCTCCGGGATGCTGATGCTGGTGCACCAGGGTGTGGAACAGGTCAAAATGTTTAGCGGTGTCAAAGTTGCCGATTGGAAGCACGTCACAAATGTGATGTGCGACGCAGTGGGGCTATCTCGACCCTAA
- a CDS encoding OFA family MFS transporter, translating into MKWLERSRSIAAPGFNRWLIPPAALAVHLCIGQAYATSVYKSSLIGHFEVSQTAIGIIFSIAIVMLGLSAAIMGTWVERSGPRKSMFVAASFWGAGFLVGAAGIFTEQLWLLYLGYGVIGGVGLGIGYISPVSTLMKWFPDRPGMATGMAIMGFGGGALIASPLSTALLKRFDGFDPLIDGANWIASGASVGKLFITLGVLYFAVMMYGVLNIRVPAPGWKPRGWDSTKVKSSAMVTTGQVSAANAIKTKSFWLVWTALFLNVTAGIGILEQASPMIQDFFRGADGNSAVNAAVAAGFVGLLSIGNMAGRFIWSSTSDVIGRKRIYMLYLGGGAVFYVVLALFGGSSMLLFVMMAVVIISFYGGSFATAPAYLKDLFGTFQVGAIHGRLLTAWSAAGIAGPLIVNGLLDAQGKPGTMVAHNYLPVLLTMVVLLVIGFLATTQIRAVDTKFHEPEVDLADATSKGA; encoded by the coding sequence ATGAAATGGCTCGAACGTTCACGATCCATCGCGGCACCGGGATTCAACCGGTGGCTCATCCCACCGGCAGCCCTCGCCGTGCACCTGTGCATCGGCCAGGCCTATGCCACCAGCGTCTACAAATCCTCACTCATTGGCCACTTCGAGGTCTCACAAACCGCCATCGGGATCATCTTCTCGATCGCCATTGTGATGCTGGGACTTTCTGCGGCCATCATGGGCACCTGGGTGGAACGCAGCGGGCCGCGCAAATCGATGTTTGTTGCCGCCTCCTTCTGGGGTGCGGGCTTCTTGGTGGGCGCCGCCGGCATCTTCACCGAACAGCTCTGGTTGCTTTACCTGGGCTACGGCGTCATCGGTGGCGTCGGGCTCGGCATCGGTTACATTTCTCCGGTCTCCACGCTGATGAAGTGGTTCCCGGACCGCCCCGGCATGGCCACCGGCATGGCGATCATGGGTTTTGGTGGTGGTGCGCTGATCGCCTCACCGCTATCCACCGCACTACTGAAGAGATTTGATGGTTTTGACCCGCTGATCGATGGCGCCAACTGGATTGCCAGCGGTGCCTCGGTGGGTAAATTGTTTATCACCCTGGGAGTGCTCTACTTCGCCGTGATGATGTATGGGGTGCTGAACATTCGGGTTCCGGCGCCCGGGTGGAAGCCACGGGGCTGGGATAGCACCAAGGTTAAGTCCTCCGCAATGGTCACCACCGGACAGGTTTCGGCGGCCAACGCGATCAAGACCAAGAGTTTCTGGTTGGTCTGGACCGCATTGTTCCTCAACGTCACGGCCGGCATCGGCATCCTGGAACAGGCCTCCCCGATGATCCAGGACTTCTTCCGCGGCGCGGACGGAAACTCTGCGGTTAATGCCGCCGTGGCAGCGGGCTTTGTCGGGTTGCTGTCCATCGGCAACATGGCCGGGCGCTTCATCTGGTCAAGTACCTCGGACGTGATCGGCCGCAAGCGTATTTACATGCTCTACCTCGGCGGTGGCGCGGTCTTCTACGTTGTACTGGCCCTCTTCGGCGGCAGCTCGATGCTGCTCTTTGTCATGATGGCAGTGGTCATCATCAGCTTCTACGGTGGTTCCTTTGCCACCGCCCCGGCCTACCTTAAGGACCTCTTCGGCACCTTCCAGGTGGGCGCCATCCACGGCCGCCTGCTCACCGCGTGGTCAGCCGCTGGCATCGCCGGACCCTTGATCGTCAACGGGTTACTTGATGCTCAGGGCAAACCCGGGACGATGGTGGCCCACAACTACCTGCCGGTCTTGTTGACCATGGTGGTGCTGCTGGTGATCGGCTTCTTGGCCACCACCCAGATACGAGCAGTGGATACCAAATTCCACGAACCCGAGGTCGATCTGGCCGATGCAACCTCGAAGGGAGCCTAG
- a CDS encoding aspartate carbamoyltransferase catalytic subunit: MKHLLSTLDLSREDAIRILDIAEEMAAVGTREVKKLPALRGRTVVNLFFEDSTRTRISFEAAAKRLSADVINFSAKGSSVSKGESLKDTAQTLQAIGADAVVIRHGASGAPARLAATDWIDAPVVNAGDGTHEHPTQALLDAYTLRTHWAATHGISALGSDLAGMRVAIVGDILHSRVARSNLWLLRTLGAEVVMVAPPTLLPHGSHAWPCTISYDLDATLAGGVDAVMMLRVQGERMHDSFFPNTREYSRLWGFDDARLAALDAQPGSETIIMHPGPMNRGLEISSAAADSPRSTVLAQVANGVAVRMAVLYLLLSGDQQRPAGL; the protein is encoded by the coding sequence ATGAAACACCTGCTCTCCACCCTTGACCTCTCGCGCGAAGACGCCATCCGGATCCTTGACATCGCCGAGGAAATGGCCGCCGTCGGCACCCGCGAGGTCAAAAAGCTTCCGGCCCTGCGCGGGCGCACCGTGGTGAACCTCTTTTTTGAGGACTCCACCCGCACCCGCATCTCCTTCGAAGCAGCGGCCAAGCGCCTGAGCGCCGATGTCATCAACTTTTCCGCGAAGGGCTCCTCGGTGTCCAAGGGTGAGTCGCTGAAGGACACCGCGCAGACCCTGCAGGCGATCGGCGCCGACGCCGTGGTCATCCGCCACGGCGCCTCCGGTGCCCCGGCCCGCCTGGCCGCCACCGACTGGATCGACGCCCCGGTGGTCAACGCCGGGGATGGCACCCATGAACACCCCACGCAGGCACTGCTCGATGCCTACACGCTGCGCACCCACTGGGCCGCAACGCATGGGATTTCCGCACTGGGCAGCGACCTGGCCGGGATGCGGGTCGCCATCGTCGGCGATATCCTGCACTCCCGCGTGGCCCGTTCCAACCTCTGGCTGCTGCGCACCCTAGGTGCCGAGGTCGTCATGGTGGCGCCTCCCACGCTGCTGCCGCACGGTTCACACGCGTGGCCGTGCACCATCAGCTATGACCTCGACGCCACGCTGGCCGGTGGGGTTGATGCGGTGATGATGCTGCGTGTTCAGGGCGAACGCATGCACGACTCCTTCTTCCCCAACACCCGCGAGTACTCCCGGCTCTGGGGCTTTGATGACGCTCGACTGGCGGCACTTGATGCGCAGCCGGGATCCGAAACCATCATCATGCACCCGGGCCCGATGAACCGTGGATTAGAAATTTCCTCCGCCGCCGCCGACTCACCACGCTCCACCGTGCTGGCCCAGGTGGCCAACGGTGTCGCGGTGCGCATGGCCGTGCTGTATCTGTTGCTATCGGGGGACCAGCAGCGTCCCGCCGGCCTCTAA
- a CDS encoding PrsW family intramembrane metalloprotease, with product MRVTSHPPQPSDSTPPNDPWTEGPGTLPVPQFAPASAGAKQRAGLGVILALLGCTVVLLGVAWFLSDAFGSGTLLWLGILAMVPLALCLIGLRWVDRWDPEPRVLLALGLLWGAGTSVAGALLIGDVFTELFFDPAGALKMDTFGAVVQAPIVEELVKGAGVLLIFWINRAHFDGPIDGIVYGGMVGAGFAFTENILYFGSSYLSPSAPGELATVFVLRGLFSPFAHVMFTAWTGFALGLCAGRGKRGRWPLYLLLGLIPAMAGHFLWNGGIGIFFTDFLSFYFLLQVPLFIAFIVAVVLLQRAERRLTEQRLADYQNSGWFTAAEVKMFATAPGRRHARRWAAGIGRKRQMKAFTSTAMHLAAVRQRIVASHGTGTDLARETALLHHSHQQRAQLLDGVSPRG from the coding sequence ATGCGCGTTACCTCACATCCACCCCAGCCCTCCGATTCCACCCCACCGAATGATCCCTGGACGGAAGGTCCCGGCACCCTGCCCGTACCGCAGTTCGCGCCCGCCTCCGCGGGCGCTAAGCAGCGTGCCGGACTTGGCGTGATTCTGGCCCTACTGGGCTGCACCGTGGTGCTGCTGGGTGTGGCCTGGTTCCTCTCGGACGCCTTTGGATCCGGGACCCTGCTCTGGCTCGGCATTCTCGCCATGGTGCCGTTGGCCCTGTGCCTCATCGGCCTGCGCTGGGTTGATCGGTGGGATCCGGAACCACGCGTCCTGCTGGCCTTGGGTCTGCTCTGGGGAGCTGGCACCTCGGTGGCGGGAGCGCTCTTGATTGGCGATGTGTTTACCGAATTGTTCTTTGATCCCGCGGGCGCCCTGAAGATGGATACCTTCGGGGCGGTCGTTCAGGCGCCCATCGTGGAGGAACTGGTGAAAGGTGCCGGGGTACTGCTGATCTTCTGGATCAATCGAGCCCACTTTGATGGACCCATCGACGGCATTGTTTATGGTGGCATGGTCGGTGCTGGTTTCGCCTTTACCGAAAACATCCTGTACTTCGGTTCCAGCTACCTCTCCCCGAGTGCTCCGGGGGAACTGGCCACCGTGTTTGTGCTCCGCGGGCTCTTCTCCCCCTTCGCGCACGTCATGTTCACCGCGTGGACGGGATTTGCCTTAGGGCTATGTGCCGGCCGTGGTAAACGCGGGCGCTGGCCACTGTATCTATTGCTCGGACTGATCCCGGCGATGGCCGGTCACTTCCTCTGGAATGGCGGCATCGGGATTTTCTTCACCGACTTCCTGAGCTTCTACTTCCTGCTGCAGGTGCCCCTGTTTATCGCGTTTATCGTGGCCGTGGTGCTGCTTCAGCGCGCCGAACGCCGGCTGACCGAGCAACGCCTGGCCGACTACCAGAACAGTGGTTGGTTCACCGCCGCCGAGGTGAAAATGTTCGCCACCGCCCCGGGCCGGCGTCATGCACGCCGCTGGGCCGCCGGAATTGGGCGAAAACGGCAGATGAAGGCCTTCACTTCCACCGCGATGCACCTGGCCGCGGTCCGTCAGCGCATTGTTGCCAGCCACGGGACGGGCACGGATCTGGCCAGGGAGACGGCCTTGCTGCATCATTCCCATCAACAACGGGCGCAATTGCTCGACGGGGTGTCACCGCGCGGCTAA
- the pyrR gene encoding bifunctional pyr operon transcriptional regulator/uracil phosphoribosyltransferase PyrR, with amino-acid sequence MSNEPENARALAPVSARIVLSSDDIDRVITRIAHEIIEANKGTADLVLLGIPSRGFPLAQRLAQRIAATDPTLDPSAIIGQLDVTMYRDDLRHSTTRTPVPTRLPATGIDGKVVVLVDDVLYSGRTIRAALDAIADLGRPRIVRLAVLVDRGHRELPIRADHVGKNLPTATTEKVRVHLGEVDGENNNEVIIEATA; translated from the coding sequence ATGAGCAACGAGCCAGAAAATGCCCGTGCCCTAGCGCCCGTCAGTGCCCGGATTGTCCTCTCTAGTGATGACATTGACCGGGTTATTACCCGCATCGCCCACGAAATTATCGAGGCAAACAAGGGGACAGCTGACCTCGTGCTGTTGGGGATTCCCTCCCGCGGCTTCCCGTTGGCCCAACGCCTGGCCCAGCGCATCGCAGCCACAGATCCGACGCTGGACCCGTCCGCCATCATCGGCCAGCTCGATGTCACCATGTACCGTGATGACCTTCGTCACTCCACCACCCGCACCCCGGTGCCCACCCGACTTCCGGCCACCGGCATCGACGGCAAGGTCGTGGTGCTGGTAGATGACGTGTTGTACTCCGGACGCACCATCCGCGCCGCGCTTGACGCCATCGCCGATTTAGGTCGCCCGCGCATCGTTCGCCTAGCCGTCCTGGTAGACCGCGGCCACCGTGAACTTCCCATCCGCGCCGACCACGTGGGTAAGAACCTTCCGACTGCCACCACCGAGAAGGTCCGTGTGCACCTGGGTGAGGTTGATGGGGAAAATAACAACGAAGTCATCATCGAGGCCACCGCATGA